Proteins from a genomic interval of Antedon mediterranea chromosome 5, ecAntMedi1.1, whole genome shotgun sequence:
- the LOC140050481 gene encoding titin-like has protein sequence MARILILILCGLCFEYGCCTPQFSDGILQNVTTYAGENASFTCTLEFPNNQLTHSEVGWQKNGEWIEIDDIIKYVSSKNQVRRDVDGIIVTHEILLIKNVEMKDAGRYTCRMYHKQHVMKSAWLTVHRKILPNPECSHDLRTQQLEDTVTTTCTTAAGEPPVHIQMYKIKPSGEKTLVKEGYQSLNQLRLEFMFKITRENIADLIVCESSIPELRGFKSCKIDLLGEMIHNHDMKEEIRVVPLNQQPILVGEEACFLCNVYGTENVNVMWSFDGRHDFTSKISRQYKHCFKDLQLSDNGKVVRCDISSDHTEGSSSAVIQVVEEKIAPSKESVTAKKEIIPTPELRVHAPSDDVDEHTAKNKESNLVTFKIFLVGAMLVIVFLAVAIVQLISRMRRTPGGMNDFARLSTISDRDIDQRYQSTEDNSDDHMSTQTRLTRDTNEDEHCESET, from the coding sequence atggcgcggattttaatattgatattatgTGGTCTGTGTTTTGAGTATGGGTGCTGTACGCCGCAATTTAGTGACGGTATTCTACAAAATGTTACGACGTACGCGGGAGAGAACGCATCCTTTACCTGCACACTTGAATTTCCTAATAACCAATTGACCCATAGTGAAGTTGGTTGGCAGAAAAATGGAGAATGGATTGAAatcgatgatattattaaatatgtatcaTCAAAGAATCAAGTAAGACGAGATGTGGATGGTATAATTGTTACGCACGaaattttattgattaaaaatgttgaaatgaaaGATGCCGGCCGGTATACCTGCAGAATGTATCACAAGCAACATGTGATGAAGTCTGCCTGGCTTACAGTCCACAGGAAAATATTACCGAATCCAGAATGTAGTCATGATTTAAGAACACAGCAATTGGAAGATACCGTTACGACGACATGCACAACAGCAGCAGGGGAACCACCCGTGCATAtacaaatgtataaaataaaaccatCTGGAGAGAAAACTCTTGTGAAGGAAGGGTACCAGTCTTTAAATCAACTTCGTTTGGAGTTCATGTTTAAGATTACGCGGGAAAATATAGCCGATTTGATAGTCTGCGAAAGTTCTATCCCGGAATTAAGGGGTTTTAAAAGCTGTAAAATCGATTTACTTGGCGAAATGATTCATAACCACGACATGAAAGAGGAGATTCGGGTTGTGCCTTTGAATCAACAACCAATTCTCGTTGGAGAGGAAGCTTgctttttgtgtaatgtttacgGTACTGAAAATGTCAATGTCATGTGGTCGTTTGACGGCCGGCACGATTTTACTTCGAAAATATCCCGCCAATACAAGCATTGTTTCAAAGATTTGCAACTATCAGACAACGGCAAGGTTGTCAGATGTGATATCTCAAGTGACCACACGGAAGGGTCAAGCAGTGCAGTCATCCAGGTTGTGGAAGAAAAAATAGCGCCTAGTAAAGAGTCGGTGACtgcaaaaaaagaaataatccCAACGCCAGAGTTGAGAGTGCACGCTCCGAGTGATGACGTGGACGAGCACACAGCCAAAAATAAGGAATCGAATCTTGTAACATTTAAGATATTTTTAGTTGGAGCAATGCTGGTGATCGTCTTTCTGGCTGTGGCCATCGTGCAGCTTATATCGCGAATGAGACGAACACCTGGCGGAATGAATGATTTTGCGAGATTAAGCACCATTAGTGATAGAGATATCGATCAAAGGTATCAATCCACTGAAGATAATAGCGATGATCACATGAGCACACAAACGCGATTGACACGTGATACCAATGAAGATGAACACTGTGAGAGTGAAACATAG